One genomic window of Candidatus Pseudobacter hemicellulosilyticus includes the following:
- a CDS encoding TolC family protein, whose product MSGKQLYALIGLLFIMGFTLSAGAQVLTLKEAVGTGLQHYGAIRAKAHYVDASRAGVELSRKEYLPDLTLSFQQDYGTVNGATGPLYGLRGLAVASSGMALESQNWHSAFGALYLANVNWEFFSFGRARQKINVSKAVLARDESDLQQEQFQHGIRVAAAYLNLLAAQRLTISWQKNLDRATALQEVVVVRARNGLNAGVDSSFANAEVSNAKMALTRSRDTEQERANLLARLMGVAAQDFVLDSLFLSRIPSHYLDTAGEAQQLHPLLGWYQRRIDWSNQQAGYFKTFNWPTFSLFSVFQGRGTGFDHDYGIVDLEGYSGDYFKGVKPIRSNYLVGIGMVWNITSPLRVREQVSAQQFISKGLQAEYELADQTLKAQLVLADQKIRNATDNYREVPVQMKAASDAYLQKSVLYRNGLATIVEVTQALYALNRAETDRDIAYNNVWQALLLKAAASGDANLFMNEF is encoded by the coding sequence ATGTCAGGAAAACAACTGTATGCCCTGATAGGGCTACTATTTATTATGGGGTTCACCCTGTCCGCAGGGGCACAGGTGCTTACCCTCAAGGAAGCAGTGGGCACTGGCCTGCAGCATTATGGCGCTATCCGCGCCAAAGCCCATTATGTGGACGCCTCCAGGGCCGGTGTTGAATTATCCCGAAAAGAATACCTGCCGGACCTCACCCTTTCTTTCCAGCAGGACTATGGCACCGTCAATGGCGCTACCGGTCCGCTGTACGGGCTGCGGGGGCTGGCTGTAGCATCTTCCGGTATGGCGCTGGAATCCCAGAACTGGCATTCCGCTTTTGGCGCCCTGTACCTGGCCAACGTGAACTGGGAATTCTTTTCCTTTGGCCGGGCCAGGCAGAAGATCAATGTCTCCAAAGCGGTGCTGGCCCGGGATGAGAGCGACCTGCAGCAGGAGCAGTTCCAGCATGGCATCCGGGTGGCCGCCGCCTACCTCAACCTGCTGGCCGCTCAGCGGCTCACCATCTCCTGGCAGAAGAACCTGGACCGCGCTACCGCCCTGCAGGAAGTGGTAGTGGTGCGCGCCCGCAACGGGCTCAACGCCGGGGTGGATTCCTCTTTTGCCAATGCCGAGGTCTCCAATGCAAAAATGGCGCTTACCCGGTCCCGTGATACGGAGCAGGAGCGGGCCAACCTGCTGGCCCGGCTGATGGGTGTTGCCGCACAGGACTTTGTGCTGGACAGTCTTTTCCTTTCCCGGATCCCCAGCCATTACCTGGACACTGCCGGGGAAGCGCAGCAACTGCATCCGCTGCTGGGCTGGTACCAGCGCCGGATAGACTGGAGTAATCAGCAGGCCGGTTATTTCAAAACCTTCAACTGGCCTACCTTCTCCCTGTTCAGCGTATTCCAGGGAAGAGGCACCGGCTTTGACCATGACTACGGTATCGTGGACCTGGAAGGTTATAGCGGTGATTACTTCAAAGGCGTAAAACCTATCCGGTCCAATTACCTGGTAGGGATCGGCATGGTCTGGAATATCACCAGCCCGCTCCGTGTCCGCGAGCAGGTGAGCGCCCAGCAGTTTATCAGCAAAGGGTTGCAGGCCGAGTATGAACTGGCTGATCAGACCCTGAAAGCGCAACTGGTGCTGGCTGATCAGAAGATCAGAAACGCCACGGATAATTATCGGGAGGTGCCGGTACAGATGAAAGCTGCTTCCGATGCCTACCTGCAAAAATCCGTCCTGTACCGGAACGGCCTGGCCACTATTGTGGAAGTGACGCAGGCGCTCTATGCGCTGAACCGCGCCGAGACCGACCGGGACATCGCCTATAATAATGTGTGGCAGGCCCTGCTGCTGAAAGCAGCCGCCAGCGGCGATGCTAACCTGTTTATGAATGAATTCTGA
- a CDS encoding efflux RND transporter permease subunit, with protein MGLIRTALRKPISILVLVAGILFFGINAVNKIKIDIFPAMNLPVIYLSHPYGGFTPSQMEAFFAKQYINIMLFVNGIKSIETKNIQGLTLMKITFYPGTNMAQAAAELSAFSNRIQAIFPPGSQPPFLIRFDASTLPVGQLVLSSDRRNNNELADMANVYVRASFTSIPGLVAAPPFGGNVRTVVIKADPELMRSHNLTPDQLVEAMRLNNQATAAGNVRVGDYNYLTPANTNIKTVKDFENIPLFKGSAHNLYLRDVATVEDGADVTMGYALVNGKRSVYLNIAKSADASTWEVVQKLKAALPKFQAVLPEDVKLSYEFDQSTYVINAVKSLMHEGIIGALLTGLMVLLFLGDVRGAFIVILTIPTSIIAGVLLLQLTGQTINIMTLSGLSLAIGILVDESTVTIENIHQHFDMGKPKALAIWDACKEIAFPKLLILFCILAVFAPAFTMEGIPGSLFLPLSLAIGFSMIVSYLLSQTFVPVLANWIMKPHNKSRQEVPQGEGDTWDQKKMLVEREDSNLDGKVSRFEKFRAGFLHMLEKLLTIRRVVSLTYLVVIMGLAVLLLATIGRDVLPKVNGSQFQVRLRAPDGTRLERTEEKLVQATREMEAIIGKDNVAITSAYVGLHPGLFSISPIYLFTSGPHEAVLQVAMNEHWHGNMEDLKEQFRVRLDSVMPDIKLSFEPIDMTDKILSQGSPTPIEVRLAGRNKKLNEEYGHKVVEKLRQIPYLRDVQIAQPLKYPALNINVDRVRAAQLGVDMSDISRSLIAATSTSRYTEKNVWLDEKTGLSYGVQVMIPENKMNSVNSIGEIPVLRNSPRPLLSDVASIDPDTTYGENDNLGAVPIISVTANLHHTDLGRASKAVKEALAGLGELPRGLTIEPIGMTAVLDETLDSLQSGLLVAIVVIFLMLAANFQSFKVSAVVLVTVPAVLFGALGMLLLTGSTLNLQSYMGIIMSVGVSIANAVLLITNAEHLRKGSGNALLAAREAAALRLRPILMTSVAMIAGMIPMAAGFGEGGEQIAPLARAVIGGLLASTVAALVILPLVFAWVMGKAGTTSVSLDPTDQDSKHYISTLNATSI; from the coding sequence ATGGGATTAATAAGAACAGCGCTCCGCAAGCCGATCTCGATCCTGGTACTGGTAGCCGGTATCCTGTTTTTCGGGATCAATGCGGTGAACAAGATCAAGATCGATATTTTCCCGGCTATGAACCTGCCGGTGATCTATCTCTCGCACCCCTATGGTGGGTTCACACCTTCGCAGATGGAAGCCTTCTTTGCGAAGCAGTATATCAATATCATGTTGTTTGTAAATGGTATCAAATCCATTGAGACCAAGAACATCCAGGGCCTGACCTTAATGAAGATCACTTTTTATCCGGGCACCAATATGGCGCAGGCTGCCGCGGAACTGAGCGCCTTCAGCAACCGGATACAGGCCATCTTTCCACCAGGGAGCCAGCCGCCTTTCCTGATCCGCTTTGACGCGTCCACGCTGCCGGTTGGGCAGCTGGTACTGAGCAGTGACCGCCGCAACAATAATGAGCTGGCGGATATGGCCAACGTATATGTCCGGGCTTCCTTTACCTCTATTCCCGGCCTGGTAGCGGCGCCGCCCTTTGGCGGTAACGTGCGTACTGTAGTGATCAAGGCCGATCCCGAACTGATGCGTTCCCATAACCTCACCCCTGATCAGCTGGTGGAAGCCATGCGCCTCAACAACCAGGCTACGGCGGCGGGTAATGTACGGGTGGGTGATTACAACTACCTGACGCCTGCCAATACCAATATAAAGACCGTTAAGGATTTTGAGAATATCCCGCTCTTCAAAGGCAGTGCGCATAACCTGTACCTGCGGGATGTGGCCACTGTGGAAGACGGCGCCGATGTGACCATGGGTTATGCCCTGGTGAATGGCAAGCGCTCCGTGTACCTGAATATCGCCAAATCGGCCGATGCTTCTACCTGGGAGGTAGTACAAAAATTAAAAGCCGCCCTGCCCAAATTCCAGGCCGTGCTGCCGGAGGATGTGAAGCTCTCCTATGAGTTTGACCAGTCTACCTATGTGATCAACGCCGTCAAAAGCCTGATGCATGAAGGTATTATAGGCGCCCTGCTCACCGGCCTCATGGTATTGCTGTTCCTGGGTGATGTTCGTGGAGCCTTCATCGTGATACTGACCATTCCTACCTCTATCATTGCCGGCGTGCTATTGTTACAACTGACGGGGCAGACCATCAATATCATGACGCTGAGCGGTCTCTCCCTGGCCATTGGTATCCTGGTGGATGAATCCACGGTGACCATTGAGAATATCCACCAGCATTTTGATATGGGCAAGCCCAAGGCCCTGGCTATCTGGGATGCCTGTAAGGAGATCGCTTTCCCCAAATTGCTGATCCTGTTCTGTATCCTGGCCGTGTTTGCGCCTGCCTTTACGATGGAGGGCATACCGGGGTCACTGTTCCTGCCGCTGTCGCTGGCCATCGGCTTCTCCATGATTGTATCTTATTTGCTGTCGCAGACCTTTGTGCCTGTGCTGGCCAACTGGATCATGAAACCGCATAACAAGAGCCGGCAGGAAGTGCCGCAGGGGGAAGGCGATACCTGGGACCAGAAGAAAATGCTGGTAGAAAGGGAAGACAGCAACCTGGATGGTAAAGTGAGCCGCTTTGAAAAATTCCGTGCCGGCTTCCTGCACATGCTGGAAAAGCTGCTGACTATCCGAAGGGTAGTTTCCCTGACCTACCTGGTGGTGATCATGGGGCTGGCGGTATTGCTGTTAGCCACTATCGGGCGCGACGTACTGCCCAAAGTGAATGGCAGCCAGTTCCAGGTAAGGCTGCGGGCGCCGGATGGCACCCGCCTGGAACGAACGGAAGAGAAACTGGTACAGGCCACCCGGGAAATGGAAGCCATTATTGGTAAAGACAATGTGGCTATCACTTCCGCCTATGTGGGCCTGCATCCCGGTCTCTTCTCCATCAGCCCTATCTACCTGTTCACCAGCGGTCCGCATGAAGCGGTATTACAGGTAGCCATGAACGAACACTGGCATGGCAATATGGAAGACCTGAAAGAACAGTTCAGGGTCCGGCTGGATTCTGTGATGCCTGATATCAAACTGTCTTTTGAGCCCATAGATATGACAGATAAGATCCTGAGCCAGGGATCGCCCACGCCTATTGAAGTGCGGCTGGCAGGCAGGAACAAAAAGCTGAATGAAGAATACGGTCATAAGGTAGTGGAAAAGCTGCGGCAGATCCCTTACCTGCGCGATGTGCAGATTGCCCAGCCTTTGAAATACCCGGCCCTCAATATCAATGTAGATCGCGTGCGGGCGGCGCAGCTGGGCGTGGATATGAGTGATATCTCCCGTTCCCTGATAGCAGCCACCAGTACGTCCAGGTATACGGAGAAGAATGTTTGGTTAGATGAGAAAACAGGCCTGAGCTATGGTGTGCAGGTAATGATCCCGGAGAACAAGATGAACAGCGTGAACAGTATTGGGGAGATACCGGTGCTGCGCAATTCCCCGCGGCCGCTCTTGAGCGATGTGGCGAGTATTGATCCGGATACTACTTATGGTGAGAATGATAACCTGGGGGCAGTGCCTATTATCTCTGTAACAGCCAACCTGCACCATACGGACCTGGGCAGGGCCAGTAAAGCGGTCAAGGAAGCGCTGGCCGGGCTGGGCGAGCTGCCCCGTGGCCTGACAATTGAACCGATTGGTATGACCGCCGTGCTGGATGAAACACTGGACAGTTTGCAGTCGGGCCTGCTGGTAGCTATTGTGGTGATCTTTTTGATGCTGGCGGCTAATTTTCAGTCGTTCAAGGTCTCTGCCGTAGTACTGGTGACGGTGCCGGCGGTATTATTCGGTGCGCTGGGGATGTTATTGCTTACCGGCTCAACGCTTAACCTGCAATCCTATATGGGCATTATCATGTCGGTGGGCGTATCCATTGCCAATGCCGTGCTGCTGATCACCAATGCAGAGCACCTGCGCAAAGGCAGTGGCAATGCGTTGCTGGCGGCCAGGGAAGCGGCGGCCCTGCGGCTCCGGCCCATCCTGATGACCTCGGTGGCTATGATTGCCGGTATGATCCCCATGGCGGCAGGCTTTGGCGAGGGTGGCGAGCAGATCGCCCCGCTGGCGCGGGCTGTGATCGGCGGGCTGCTGGCCTCTACTGTAGCGGCGCTGGTGATCCTGCCGCTGGTCTTTGCCTGGGTGATGGGCAAGGCAGGCACTACCTCGGTATCCCTGGATCCCACGGACCAGGACAGCAAGCACTATATCTCCACCCTGAATGCAACATCCATATAA
- a CDS encoding efflux RND transporter periplasmic adaptor subunit, whose protein sequence is MKANQHTTFLMAGICGLLLLAAGCSDSEGKDPVKAAAAAPPATEAITLTRGLLNTAYHTPGELIAWQQVDLYAKENSYVKKLYADIGSEVKAGQLLATLDAPELNSRQAAAESRLKSQLAIYTASKAHYDRLYETSKTPGTISQNDLDQAQARMNSDLAQLDAARAGEKEILITKGYLEIRAPFSGVVTARNVNLGTYVGPSGKTTLPLFTVQEQQRLRLVVAVPEAYTGYLDSKHPVSFRVKALPNQTFKAVVNRQAGALDDRLRAERVEMDVVNTGKKLLPGMIAEVTLAFPGKDSTFLAPKTAVVSSQERVFVVRVNNGKAEWVDVQKGREANGVTEIFGELNAGDVLVKAASEEVRNGSVVKQVKVQ, encoded by the coding sequence ATGAAAGCGAATCAACATACAACTTTTTTAATGGCTGGCATTTGCGGACTGCTGCTGCTGGCGGCAGGCTGTTCCGATTCTGAAGGGAAGGATCCGGTCAAAGCGGCTGCAGCTGCGCCGCCGGCCACTGAAGCCATCACGCTGACCAGAGGTCTGCTCAACACCGCCTATCATACACCGGGTGAACTGATCGCCTGGCAACAGGTGGATCTCTATGCCAAAGAGAACAGCTATGTCAAAAAACTCTATGCAGATATCGGCAGTGAAGTGAAAGCAGGCCAGCTGCTGGCTACCCTGGATGCACCGGAGCTGAACTCGCGCCAGGCTGCGGCGGAGTCGCGCCTGAAATCGCAGCTGGCCATCTATACTGCCAGCAAAGCGCATTACGACCGGCTCTATGAAACCAGCAAGACACCGGGAACTATTTCGCAGAACGACCTGGACCAGGCGCAGGCCCGGATGAACTCCGACCTGGCGCAGCTGGATGCCGCCCGTGCCGGCGAGAAAGAGATCCTGATCACCAAAGGTTACCTGGAGATCCGAGCTCCTTTCAGTGGCGTAGTGACCGCCCGGAATGTGAACCTGGGTACCTATGTAGGTCCTTCCGGTAAAACCACCCTGCCCCTGTTCACCGTGCAGGAGCAGCAGCGCCTGCGGCTGGTAGTGGCCGTTCCCGAAGCCTATACCGGTTACCTGGACAGCAAACACCCTGTCAGCTTCCGCGTGAAAGCCCTGCCCAACCAGACTTTTAAAGCCGTCGTCAACCGGCAGGCCGGCGCCCTGGACGATCGCCTCCGTGCTGAACGGGTAGAGATGGACGTCGTGAATACCGGTAAGAAATTACTGCCTGGTATGATTGCTGAAGTGACCCTTGCCTTCCCCGGTAAGGACAGTACTTTCCTGGCGCCGAAGACAGCTGTGGTGAGTTCGCAGGAAAGGGTATTTGTGGTCAGGGTGAACAATGGCAAAGCTGAATGGGTGGATGTGCAGAAAGGTCGGGAGGCCAATGGTGTGACAGAGATCTTCGGTGAGCTGAATGCCGGTGATGTGCTGGTGAAAGCGGCGAGTGAGGAGGTGAGGAACGGATCGGTGGTGAAGCAGGTGAAGGTGCAATAA
- a CDS encoding 6-bladed beta-propeller produces the protein MGKVPGSLFLILLLMACNSRQQKPSEVNTGHAVYIDLHKKSSDSFDIAGLYKGELQIIALRAEKNFTIGHIDKVVYYKNRIYILDRSIARRLFIYDTAGNPLRSYGGSGGERNYPVSDFSIDQDNLYVLNEAKKTILVYDDLGDRLYKRLSVVPDDICNIEAINGEVICYRAMVDEIEDQFGNASVFLLDTAGKIKDFWLPIDHQNFYLTRYFSDFPVLQKDAGCVYVSRFMDASLYKYSSSGQKMVQSFVTDFGPERISAEMKSINDDYEFVKNLEDGSHSYAMSGYVETGSLMKLQVSRKGAILSFFALKNGNRSEVTNIVYKKSLLPIVSIAQLTDNFFLSSIPLDVLHSLKAELAAKEMDDPFVKFLKDYDTLNGNPVIVMINK, from the coding sequence ATGGGAAAAGTACCCGGCTCACTATTCCTGATCCTTTTATTGATGGCGTGTAATTCACGTCAGCAAAAGCCTTCTGAGGTTAATACCGGCCATGCAGTATATATTGATCTTCATAAGAAAAGCAGTGATTCTTTTGATATTGCCGGTCTTTATAAAGGGGAGCTTCAAATAATTGCATTAAGGGCAGAAAAGAATTTTACCATAGGTCATATAGACAAGGTCGTTTATTATAAGAACAGGATATATATTCTTGACAGATCCATAGCCCGTAGACTTTTTATCTATGATACAGCCGGAAACCCATTAAGAAGCTATGGTGGGAGTGGTGGAGAACGCAACTATCCGGTCAGCGATTTTTCCATAGATCAGGATAATCTGTATGTTTTGAATGAGGCTAAAAAGACAATTCTTGTGTATGATGATCTGGGAGACAGATTATACAAAAGATTATCTGTTGTCCCGGATGATATCTGTAATATAGAAGCCATCAATGGAGAAGTGATCTGCTATAGAGCCATGGTTGATGAGATAGAAGATCAATTTGGTAATGCCAGCGTATTTCTGCTGGATACAGCGGGTAAAATAAAGGACTTCTGGTTACCGATAGATCATCAGAATTTTTACCTGACGCGTTATTTTTCGGATTTTCCGGTTTTACAAAAGGATGCAGGCTGTGTATATGTTTCCAGGTTTATGGACGCATCGTTATATAAATATTCTTCTTCCGGTCAAAAGATGGTCCAGAGCTTCGTTACAGATTTTGGGCCGGAGCGTATTTCAGCGGAAATGAAAAGTATAAACGACGATTACGAGTTTGTGAAGAACCTGGAGGATGGAAGCCATTCTTACGCAATGTCAGGGTATGTTGAGACAGGATCTCTGATGAAATTGCAGGTTTCCAGAAAAGGGGCTATTCTGAGTTTTTTTGCCCTGAAAAATGGTAACAGATCCGAGGTTACCAATATAGTATACAAAAAGTCATTGCTGCCGATTGTGTCAATAGCACAATTGACGGATAATTTTTTTCTATCCAGCATTCCCCTGGATGTGCTGCATTCATTAAAAGCTGAACTGGCAGCAAAAGAAATGGACGATCCGTTTGTAAAATTCCTTAAAGATTATGACACCCTGAACGGTAACCCCGTTATTGTTATGATCAATAAATAG
- a CDS encoding 6-bladed beta-propeller, which produces MVVIRIDPGNAKGATVSAVFEEVNFIPLETKKESMFGNIAKLRMIGTNFVIFDWDTKSILIFSNNGKYINKIEAGNGDSRPGELYQFEVQHENGRGLILIRDNRFVFFYDEKGTLLKKMPSYAYSKYTQLKPHYTLKTSWMDKDSALYEYAFFKDDSLFSKYFLLRPAKGRSDIFNTGNGVSQQELETNYFLTRTYSYDIYKITLPNICLVYRLIFPNANSLPADFASNPAYIGRENRFNYFRTNKAVVLSLSNIHLFGDNLFVKLGIDRSTVGGTNVLVYNLKNREAISLNHIEPDTMSWFLPINDAGQGPDFGFYGFHFYAGGYLYTSNSSLVMFGSKNENAGKNISYNEALTHYFKTESARSNPVIVQLKPRNN; this is translated from the coding sequence ATGGTTGTCATCAGAATAGATCCCGGTAATGCCAAAGGAGCAACTGTTTCAGCCGTATTCGAAGAGGTAAATTTCATACCGCTGGAAACCAAAAAGGAAAGTATGTTTGGCAATATTGCCAAGCTAAGGATGATCGGGACCAACTTTGTCATTTTCGACTGGGATACTAAATCGATCCTGATCTTCAGTAACAATGGAAAATATATCAATAAAATAGAAGCTGGTAATGGTGATTCGAGGCCCGGTGAGCTGTACCAGTTTGAGGTCCAGCATGAAAATGGCAGAGGCCTGATCCTGATCAGGGATAACAGGTTTGTGTTTTTTTATGACGAGAAGGGAACATTGCTGAAGAAAATGCCTTCATATGCCTATTCAAAATATACGCAACTGAAACCGCATTATACTTTAAAGACGAGTTGGATGGATAAGGACAGCGCTTTGTATGAGTATGCCTTTTTTAAAGATGATAGCCTGTTTTCAAAATATTTCCTGCTAAGGCCGGCAAAAGGAAGGAGTGATATATTTAATACCGGCAATGGTGTAAGCCAGCAGGAACTGGAAACAAATTACTTTCTGACCAGGACTTATAGTTATGATATCTATAAAATAACCTTGCCAAATATCTGTCTTGTATACCGGCTCATTTTTCCCAACGCAAACAGCCTGCCTGCTGATTTTGCCAGTAACCCTGCCTATATTGGAAGAGAAAACAGGTTCAACTATTTCAGAACAAATAAAGCTGTTGTACTGAGCCTTTCCAATATTCACTTATTTGGCGATAACCTGTTTGTGAAACTTGGTATTGACAGAAGTACAGTCGGAGGCACAAACGTACTGGTGTACAATTTGAAGAACAGGGAAGCTATTTCTTTAAATCATATTGAGCCGGATACCATGTCTTGGTTTCTTCCCATTAATGACGCCGGCCAGGGCCCTGATTTTGGCTTCTATGGTTTTCACTTTTATGCCGGCGGCTATCTTTATACAAGCAATTCCTCTCTTGTTATGTTTGGGAGCAAAAATGAAAATGCCGGAAAGAATATCAGCTATAATGAAGCGCTTACCCATTATTTTAAGACTGAAAGTGCCAGAAGCAATCCGGTAATTGTACAGTTAAAACCCAGAAACAACTAA
- a CDS encoding outer membrane beta-barrel protein, whose amino-acid sequence MSYQITNNRGEFSFNNLPAGLLLKVEISFIGYSNAHQLFTIPADTGFVDLKQIALSPSENTLQEVVVTVPPVSIKGDTLEFNASAFKLDSNAVVEDLLRKIPNITLWADGTITVNGREVKSFLVNGKQFFGDDAKIATQNIPKNAVDKIQAYQVHKEGANPADSTLELNVKLKKGRDRGYFGKLTAGYGTNKRYDSDASFNFFTGKMQLSAVGAANNLNKIANDVSTLISNSSFKGIGTSLMYQPNLESGDLVQSRTIGLSGEYDFRQKPAPDQVNKLSLYYFLQRNNIDNFSDITTVNTLGEQVVSSIKNNSASNADQTDHDVNARYELIRENQSLTLIQSYKASNTSGDYNNVFNTLNEQLDTTSFGMANESKRRTDNSFKMSAFYRNVLNSYEKLRGLGVFSALYSIDIANRYDNDHTISNFQSLTDPLSNRYFNRKYNNETGNIDHRFSVDLKDIYIKPGRLHFSLSNNLLLKNRDEDDLIQDYDNNTYKSNSYLSNTVQTRIVEEMPGLKIAKTINKALTNRFMKSVSFSYNIKQAFIFQNIQSEKAFQRVDNFYSRFVPEADFQYRNSQFGKYDRTISMKYNTAVTIPSLDQLAPLVDSTDFYFIRKGNAALKEAVNKSLSLQYAHVKRGVKNAFDYAFDITAGIIDNKIADSTFIAADNRRVVYFINVSGSRYINFNAAVRKSFKLANAEIQLKWTSRINFTRNPSYLNNVFLVADNTTISTDLQFNYNYKDKLAIESRLSYFRYNSRQQVFDLNYTGQNIANVFSSSYNITRKASLASNIVYRHSRFESSKDVNFCIWNASAAYRFFKGNNGELKFSALDLLRQNNNVLNYGSENSFVFGTQSTLQQYFMVTLSYYPRRFGKK is encoded by the coding sequence TTGAGCTATCAGATTACCAACAACAGGGGCGAGTTCAGTTTTAATAATCTTCCTGCAGGGCTCCTGCTAAAAGTGGAGATCAGCTTCATAGGCTATTCAAACGCCCATCAATTATTTACCATTCCTGCCGACACTGGTTTTGTTGATCTCAAACAGATAGCCTTGTCTCCCTCAGAAAATACGTTGCAGGAAGTAGTTGTTACCGTTCCGCCTGTTTCCATAAAGGGTGACACGCTGGAATTTAATGCAAGCGCGTTTAAGCTGGACTCAAATGCAGTTGTAGAGGACCTGTTAAGAAAGATACCCAATATTACCTTGTGGGCTGATGGAACAATAACTGTAAATGGCCGGGAGGTAAAAAGTTTCCTGGTGAACGGAAAGCAGTTCTTTGGCGATGACGCTAAAATTGCTACGCAGAATATTCCTAAAAATGCTGTAGATAAGATCCAGGCTTACCAGGTTCATAAAGAGGGGGCCAACCCTGCGGATTCTACCCTGGAACTGAATGTAAAGCTAAAAAAGGGGAGAGATCGGGGCTACTTTGGAAAGCTGACAGCGGGCTATGGAACAAACAAGAGGTACGATAGTGATGCAAGTTTTAATTTCTTTACTGGAAAAATGCAGTTGTCTGCCGTAGGAGCTGCCAATAACCTGAATAAGATAGCCAATGATGTCAGTACGCTGATCAGTAACAGTTCATTTAAGGGAATTGGTACAAGTTTAATGTATCAGCCAAATCTGGAATCCGGTGATCTGGTTCAATCCAGGACAATCGGCCTATCCGGCGAATATGATTTTCGACAAAAACCAGCACCCGATCAGGTCAATAAGCTCAGTCTTTATTATTTTCTGCAAAGAAATAATATTGATAATTTTTCAGACATCACCACAGTGAACACGCTTGGGGAGCAGGTGGTCAGTTCTATTAAGAACAATTCAGCCAGTAATGCCGACCAGACAGATCACGATGTAAATGCAAGATATGAGCTGATCAGAGAGAATCAGTCTTTAACACTTATTCAGTCCTATAAAGCCAGTAATACGAGTGGAGATTATAACAACGTTTTCAATACCCTGAATGAGCAGCTTGACACAACGAGCTTTGGTATGGCCAATGAAAGTAAAAGGAGGACTGATAACTCCTTCAAAATGTCGGCTTTTTACAGAAACGTTTTAAATTCATACGAAAAGCTGCGTGGCCTTGGCGTGTTTTCCGCGCTGTATTCCATTGATATCGCCAACAGGTACGATAACGATCATACTATAAGTAATTTTCAGTCGCTTACCGATCCATTGTCCAATAGATATTTTAACAGGAAATACAATAACGAAACCGGGAATATAGATCATCGGTTCTCTGTTGATCTTAAGGATATATATATTAAACCAGGCAGGCTGCATTTTTCCCTGAGCAATAACCTGCTTTTAAAGAATAGGGATGAAGATGACCTTATCCAGGATTATGACAATAATACCTATAAAAGCAACAGCTACCTGAGCAATACTGTCCAAACCAGGATAGTTGAAGAAATGCCAGGGTTAAAAATTGCTAAAACGATCAATAAGGCGCTTACTAATAGATTTATGAAAAGCGTTTCTTTCAGCTACAATATTAAGCAGGCATTTATTTTTCAAAACATTCAATCCGAAAAGGCCTTTCAGCGTGTAGACAATTTTTACAGCCGTTTTGTTCCGGAAGCGGATTTTCAGTACCGTAACAGCCAGTTTGGAAAATATGATCGTACCATATCTATGAAATACAATACTGCTGTGACCATACCCTCCCTGGATCAGCTGGCTCCTTTGGTTGACAGTACGGACTTTTACTTTATACGGAAGGGGAACGCGGCCTTGAAAGAGGCTGTTAACAAGAGTTTGTCGCTTCAGTATGCCCATGTCAAAAGAGGTGTTAAAAATGCTTTCGATTATGCCTTTGATATTACTGCAGGAATTATTGATAACAAAATTGCAGACAGTACTTTTATTGCCGCTGACAATAGAAGGGTAGTCTATTTTATAAATGTAAGCGGCAGCAGGTACATCAACTTTAATGCTGCGGTCCGGAAATCTTTCAAATTAGCCAATGCTGAAATACAGCTGAAATGGACTTCAAGAATAAATTTCACCAGAAATCCAAGCTATCTGAACAATGTATTCCTGGTTGCTGACAATACAACTATTTCTACAGACCTGCAGTTTAATTATAATTATAAGGACAAGCTGGCTATTGAGTCCAGACTGTCTTATTTCCGGTACAATTCCAGGCAACAGGTCTTTGATCTTAACTATACCGGCCAGAATATTGCCAATGTTTTCAGCTCAAGCTATAATATTACCAGGAAGGCTTCCCTCGCTTCAAATATAGTGTACAGGCACAGCAGGTTTGAAAGCAGTAAGGACGTCAATTTTTGTATCTGGAACGCCAGTGCTGCCTACCGGTTCTTTAAGGGCAACAACGGGGAACTCAAATTTTCCGCACTTGACCTGTTAAGACAGAATAATAATGTACTCAATTATGGAAGTGAAAACAGCTTTGTGTTTGGCACTCAAAGCACCCTGCAGCAGTATTTCATGGTAACATTATCCTATTATCCCAGGAGGTTCGGTAAAAAGTAA